Proteins from a genomic interval of Lycium ferocissimum isolate CSIRO_LF1 chromosome 2, AGI_CSIRO_Lferr_CH_V1, whole genome shotgun sequence:
- the LOC132048322 gene encoding transcription factor HEC1-like: MDLQGFNQSLELGFSSSNIEMIPLQPPLHNSSYLMTSPPSNFSFMGNPIEEPTMPLLSSIDEFIASAHGNGNDYSCLQKINSMEAMREMIFRIAMMQPIHIDPESVKPPKRKNVKISKDPQSVAARHRRERISERIRILQRLVPGGTKMDTASMLDEAVHYVKFLKKQLQSLEQAAVNNKPMIAGFSTAMSPAPINYNCQPHPSMNSSAQMLS, translated from the coding sequence ATGGATTTACAGGGTTTTAATCAATCACTAGAACTTGGATTTTCCAGCAGCAATATTGAAATGATACCCTTGCAACCACCACTCCATAACTCCAGTTATCTAATGACTTCTCCTCCCTCTAATTTCTCCTTCATGGGCAATCCCATTGAAGAGCCCACAATGCCACTACTTTCATCCATCGATGAATTTATTGCATCAGCTCATGGTAATGGAAACGATTACTCTTGTTTACAGAAGATAAATTCCATGGAGGCCATGAGGGAGATGATTTTCCGTATCGCGATGATGCAGCCGATTCACATTGACCCCGAATCAGTAAAGCCACCTAAAAGAAAGAATGTCAAAATATCAAAGGATCCACAAAGTGTGGCAGCGAGGCATCGAAGGGAACGAATAAGTGAAAGGATAAGGATTTTGCAAAGATTAGTCCCTGGAGGAACAAAAATGGACACAGCTTCAATGTTAGATGAAGCTGTCCATTATGTTAAGTTTCTAAAGAAGCAACTTCAATCCTTAGAGCAAGCAGCGGTTAATAATAAGCCTATGATTGCTGGATTTTCAACAGCAATGTCGCCAGCGCCCATAAATTATAATTGCCAGCCTCATCCATCCATGAATTCTAGTGCACAAATGCTTAGTTAA
- the LOC132048320 gene encoding mitogen-activated protein kinase kinase kinase 20-like — MDWIRGETVGHGSFGKVSFAIPRKQSTLFSPSMVVKSSSASCSATLINEKLILDELKGCPQVINCLGDSYTYENGEKLYNVLLEYASGGALSDKLKNSGDHRLPEFKVRKYTKALLRGLHYVHKSGYVHCDIKLQNILLGENGQVKIADFGLAKRSESMKDDKLRCELRGTPLYMSPEMVTGGEQDTPSDIWALGCVVAEMATGTPVWRCSDMSKLLMNIGVGDQLPDFPDKLSEEGKDFLGKCFVKDPKKRWTAEMLLKHPFVADQDYDDDTVTLTCESGNPSTSPRCPFDFPDWVSDDSAQSSVTRSITSLPSPAFQELMNLSDGSRSTSPAERLRGLVSERRPESKWSAGDGWVSVR, encoded by the coding sequence ATGGATTGGATTAGAGGTGAAACAGTAGGTCATGGAAGCTTTGGCAAAGTCAGTTTTGCAATACCCAGAAAACAGAGCACTCTGTTTTCTCCATCGATGGTGGTTAAGTCTTCTTCCGCTTCCTGCTCAGCTACTCTGATAAACGAGAAGCTAATCTTGGATGAGCTTAAGGGTTGTCCACAAGTAATCAATTGCCTTGGTGACAGCTACACATACGAAAATGGCGAAAAGTTGTACAATGTCTTATTGGAATATGCCTCTGGGGGTGCTTTGTCCGATAAGTTAAAGAATTCAGGTGATCATAGGTTGCCGGAATTTAAAGTTAGAAAATACACTAAAGCCTTACTCAGAGGATTACACTATGTTCACAAGAGTGGCTATGTTCACTGCGATATTAAGCTTCAGAACATTCTTTTAGGCGAAAATGGTCAAGTCAAAATTGCTGATTTTGGATTGGCAAAGAGATCCGAATCCATGAAAGATGATAAATTACGATGTGAATTGAGGGGTACCCCATTGTACATGTCCCCGGAAATGGTAACGGGAGGTGAACAGGACACTCCATCAGATATCTGGGCACTTGGGTGTGTAGTTGCAGAAATGGCAACAGGTACTCCAGTGTGGAGATGTTCAGATATGTCTAAATTGTTGATGAATATTGGAGTTGGTGATCAATTGCCTGATTTTCCTGACAAGTTGTCGGAAGAAGGAAAAGATTTTCTAGGCAAGTGCTTTGTGAAGGACCCAAAAAAGAGATGGACAGCTGAGATGCTTCTAAAACATCCATTTGTCGCTGATCAAGATTATGATGATGACACTGTTACATTGACTTGCGAGAGCGGAAACCCCTCAACGTCTCCTAGGTGCCCATTTGATTTTCCAGATTGGGTATCTGATGACTCTGCTCAGTCATCAGTAACACGTTCAATTACATCTCTTCCATCGCCGGCGTTTCAAGAATTGATGAACTTGAGTGACGGGTCACGGTCCACATCGCCGGCGGAGAGGTTGCGGGGATTAGTCAGTGAACGTAGACCTGAATCTAAATGGTCTGCTGGTGATGGCTGGGTCAGCGTTAGATAA
- the LOC132048321 gene encoding protein RALF-like 34, translating to MESPKLFLLFILVILLTFSKNAIIIKAQADDRLEFVSEDIELPMGMSLYEDQEDDTQLDGTEMNGRSLLWHRVFKFKYYISYGALSANRIPCPPRSGRSYYTHHCFSATGPAHPYTRGCSAITRCRR from the coding sequence ATGGAATCTCCGAAACTTTTCTTGCTTTTCATTCTTGTCATCTTATTGACTTTTAGTAAGAATGCAATTATTATCAAAGCACAAGCTGATGACCGGTTAGAGTTTGTGAGTGAAGATATTGAGTTGCCAATGGGCATGTCTTTATACGAAGACCAAGAGGATGACACACAACTAGATGGGACGGAAATGAATGGGAGATCTCTGTTGTGGCACAGAGTATTCAAATTCAAGTACTACATTTCTTATGGAGCTTTGTCAGCAAACAGAATCCCTTGCCCACCGCGCTCAGGCAGATCATATTACACTCATCACTGCTTCAGTGCAACAGGTCCAGCTCACCCTTACACTAGAGGTTGCTCTGCTATTACTCGTTGCCGTAGATGA